DNA from Brassica napus cultivar Da-Ae chromosome C4, Da-Ae, whole genome shotgun sequence:
CAATTTTATTTTGACCAAAGTTAGGCTGATAGCTCTCTATTTGGTCTGTGTATGGGGAAATTTCAGgttagaagcagaagtaaagaCAGACGATAAGGATGCAAAGCCAATCGATTCTAGAAAACAACTTGAGAAGGAGTATCTGGACCTCGAAGCTAAGGTACTTTTCTTTATGAAATAGACATGTAGACCACCTCTCTCAATCTGAGTAATAAAACAGACATTCCTACTAAGCTTTACTCCAAACTACAGAGACAAGAAAGTGTCACACATGTTTCTACTCTCCATGTCCTTTTTTCGTATTCTATGTTCTGATTCTTCTTTATTAAATTTATCAGTTTGTCACAACATTAAGTGTGGTTGATGCGATGAAAAAGCCATTCTATTCACAGACGGAAGGTATCTCCAggtaaaaattacaaaaaaaatatccattCATCTTTAGACGCTATGATAGTTATATCCAGCTATGGGATGGAGAATCTAACATCAACTTTGTTTCTTTATATTGAGCTTAAGACATAACTCTCTTGTTTTGGTGTTATTTTGATCCAGGAAAGACGATAAAAGAGTGAAAGAACTATTTGAGGCactgaacaaaacaaaagaagagttTGAGTCTATCGAACGCCCGCTTCTAGATATTGAGTCTCCTTCGAGaacctctccttcttcttcacgcTCTCCGTCCCTGAAAATGATACCCGAGGTTCCACTTTCTTTCACAGTCCAGAAAGAATTTGATGGTGTTGAAACTCCAGACAGTAAAAAAGGGTCTTCGGAGAAGGAAGACCCGGCGAAGAAGCAGCTGGAGTTGGAACTTGACGATGGAGAGGAGTCCTTGGCTGATGAAATCAACGACTGGGAATTCGACGCTCTTGATGACACTCACATCAAAAACCAATAAGCTAACTCAAATTTTGCAAAGGTAATCCACTTGAGCTCATGCTTAATTAGCTACAAGAACCTTTTTGTAATGAAAGTATAATCAGAGGGTGTAATGTCAAACTAATTTTAttccattttgttttgttgtagcAGATGATGGAGGAAGAGGGGAAGGAATATATCTATTACTATTTAACTAACTCAAAGGTTATGACTTTCCAGagctataaaatatataaaggaaACTGTCAGTTACTTCCTTGCTTTTGAAATTCTTATTTGAAATATGATCAAATGTAGATATATATTACTAGCCTCACAGTAAGTTTAAAATGAAACTTTATTGTATAGTTTACTCTTACCCggtatgtttttgtttttccttcGCCGGAGAtgagattttttctttttcttacttctatatatcttttatttacatTATGTTCctcatttcatattttttaacattgttGTCGTAAAATATTTTCCTGGACAACTATGGGGACAAATGTTCTTGCCTTATGATGTTTAACGTCACATCagtgttttaccaaaaaaacatcTTCTGCATCAACAAACATCCATCCAAAAAAGGAGAGAATACAAAAACAACGTGAGTATATAATAGGAGTCACTACAGTTGTGATTTTGCGAGAAAGGTTTGGCAACAGTTTGATCTTTCACCAACTGTGGACATCGCTTCTCAAACAGGACTCAAAACGGCGCTAGTAGCCTCCAGGACAACCCGCTGCCTCCCCCCCCTAGGAGTCACCACCAACATACTTCCTTGGATCTTCTGGGCTATGTGGACAGCAAGGAATACACTAATCTTTGAAAAGAAAACCTTCACAGTGGAAGACACAGCCATAAAAGGAATCAGGTTAGCTAAGGAATGGATTCAAGCCCAACCGGCTTCACACGCATCACCAGTAAGGGCTATGAGAGGAAGTACCAGCAGGCTAGTCCTCGAGGCAACCCACAGATCTTCCACCGACATTACAAACTGCAAAACTGACGCGGCGTGGGATAAGAAGACCAACACAGCCGGTTGCTTGGATCATTGAAGACCCCCCCCCCCCGGATCCATCGACTTGCGGGGAGCGATGATACATCAAAACGTCTTCTTTCCTCTTGTGGCTGAAGCTCTAGCGGTGAGAGAAGCTCTCCAGACGGCGTCCTCCTTGAACGTGACACACCTTCGGATGTTCTCCGACAACCAAACCCTGATCAGGGCCATCACCGACAAGCGTTTCGAGAAAGAGATCTATGGCATCTTGAATGATATCGAAGCTTTCTTTTCTCTGTTTGTCCATCTAGACTTTTTGTATTTCCAAGGGCTGAAAATGGGCAGGCTGATGCCTTAGCCAAATACATTCTCAGAAACCCAAACCATGTAGTGGGCCAGTCTATGGGCTAAACTCCTATTTCTTTTTTAGTAATGCAATTTtcgttgaccaaaaaaaaaaaaaaagtcactaCAGTTAAAAAAATCAACGAGAAGAAACTTCTTACTTCAGATGAGCCACTACCGTTAGCACCACTGCAGCGAACCATATCTGCTACACCAGTTACGATCGGCTCTGATGCCGACGAGGTATTTCCCATTGCCGGCGCTCTCCTGCTGAAATCTTTACAACTGATCTATCGGCTACGCGGGAAGGTTACAATTAGCCGAATGGGCTTTGTCCAATGTTAAACCCAGATTATGACTAACCCTCGTTTCCAACAAATAAAGCCCATATTTTCAAAGcctgaaaatgtttttttttttcttttccttttttccttTACAACTTAAATCTCAAACTCAAATAAATGTAAAGAAATTAGGGTGAATAACcataacaaaaacataaaataagagAGTAACCATTTTGCCCTTTATCATTTTAACTTaacagtttaaaaaataattcaaatttcttatttatttataaaacatagattttttttctttatatcctatttttgaatttttttaagcaaatatatttataaaattgaatatgTTATGTTATCTAATGAAATTTTGGTGTTCTATTCTATTTAACAAATGTAAAATAGAAATGTAATTAACTCtttttcacacacacacactcgtTCACTCTCTTACTCATTTATTTTCTCACTCCATTTGTATTTTTCCATTTCTTTGTCGAATTTAAGGAGTCATTAGTTTATTCCATTcttaaatgataatataaaaaaaattgatggatAAGTTATTTCACAATACTTTATTCCAAATGTTGATAATCCTTTTGCATCCTAATAAGACTTTTAACTCAGCATGAAGATGTAGAGTATGAGTTTTGCCCTATAAATTACTCATTTTGTTTACTTATAGTGATATTATTACTGATATtggtattaattttaatttctaacaaACTTGTTACAATAATTGATGTTGTTTCACCGGATTCTCACTCTAAATTCTCTTGAACAACTATAAAGATTATGCAAACTGAAAAAGACACAACACTAAACTCACAACTGTAAAGATTATGCAAATTTTCTTAAGTTCATAATTACATTTCTTTactaaaaaaaagttcataattatttcttaagttacaagaaaataatttttcgaTATTTTACATCCTTGTTGCAATCTAAAAGGGAAAACACAAACTAAAAGCTACCAAGTGATAAGTGCATCTTGCAATCGGCAATAACACATGGAAGATCCTTCTCTGCCAGTTTCACATTGTTTGGGATTCGCAAAAGAATAGCCTTAACATGCTGCTTGCCACGCCCTTTCAACAGTACTGCTGAGACCAAGAAATATCCACAACATCATCACACACCAGACTGAAAGTCTTGGTCTCGTAGATAGTTGTAGTGTTGTTTTTGCTAAGTACGTCAAAGTATTTATCATCTTTACTCCCAGTCCATCTGCGTGGAAAAAGTTTACCACATCAATGAACgagtataataataaaattgaaatgtAATTAAGGAAAATACCTAATCACATGCCATTGGGGGGAGTCATCAACATCACAATTTACTCCAACGATTCTTTTTCCACTTGTCACATCAAAAAATTTTAGTCAGAGTTCAAGCAGATCAGAGAGCCCAAGTTTGTACACATTTGCATCACTTTGGaactgttgaaaaaaaaaagaaaagacgcACTCACATAAATTTGAGTCACTTGGCTCTGGTCTGTTGTAGGTTACCAAGTATTTTTCACCCGGAGATAAATCAAACTGTTAGACAAGTGTGACATTCTTTATTGCAATATGTGTGTTTTGTTGTGTAACGATTTCTTTTGTGTAATATCAATGTGTACAAAATTTGTCCTGCCAATGGCTAGCTTCTAATAACTATTGTCTACTAATAACTATTGTCTACGCATTGATATATTGCGACAAgataaaaagaatatatattgtGTATAGAATTATACGTATTTAATAAAGAGAAATGCAACTCTACGTATAATTCTAtacaaaataagagaaaatgATGAATGAAGGAGACAACCATATTAAGTAAAGATAGGAAAGTTAATTATGAGAAAATGctaaaataatattacaaagTAAAAAATCACTATTTGTGGAGTCAAGGCTTAGGATCTGAGTTTAAGAGTTTAATAATTTGGTATAAAATATGGTACATTCTCTTCAGAGTTTAATCATTTGGATTTTGTTATGAGTTTAAAAAGAAAGCATGTAATTAGGGATTAGGATCAATTGAGTTTAAgagtttaataattataatattgttgttggcaaaaaaaaaagatttaagagTAAGAGTTCAATCATTTCCTAGTAACTAATGTTGCCTTCTAAGAAGTCACAAgtatgtaaatttttaaaacagaaTCCATTACTAATTTCCTTTGAGTTAAGCTATAATAAGTTTcaagaaactctctctctctctccacaaTGTTGTTCAGTATGGTGACAAATAATCACATGATCGCATCActttccaaaaaatatatactagttagtttgttaatttttccATCCCTATGTACATTTGATAAATTCTCtcataaatatatgtatttcttcATAAACAGGGAAAATTGACAGAACAATACATAAATTATCACCGAATCAGATTGAAccattagtatttatatttttaggatAATGTTAGAACAGTAAATAAACTATACTGTTCAACGGGATTAGGTATAGAAGAATTTGACCTTAATTTCTGCTAAGGAGTAAGGACTAAGAGCAAAATGATAAGATTTTTATATAACAAGGGAGTTAAAACCAGATACACCCTCATCTGTTTTGTACATCCAAACGTAGAATATTCCTCGTGTCCCTAATTGCTACAGCTCTCAATAAAAGATCCATATTAGTTAATTAGTGAAAAGCTGAGAACAAGATAGATAAATTATGGTAATCCTACAAAAGCTCTGCCCCGGTTATAACATTCAAGTATCACGCTGTCCATTTATAAGGAAAGCTCCTTAACTCATTTCtcaagattttattttattttatctgttTTTAGACCGTTGTCATATGTCTCGTCTCTCTCTCTGACACTGATTCAGTGTTTcatttatcataaaaataaatataaaaacagacaaccaaacaaaaataaaataaataagattgaAGTAGGATTTGGCCTCGTGAAGGATGTCCCACGGTTCACGCCCGGCATATGCATCCAGTGACAGTGAGAATGCAATGTATTAACAAGTAATTATAATTCTCAGTTGTTTGCTTTCTGAGAAAATGTGTTTATgatgtttcatatatataaaatcacgATACTATCATTCCACTGATAGTTTTTTTCTCAATCTATTGTGCAAATGATTTCTGCCACAGTCTATCTTTTTCCGGAAGCTTAACCTAATTAATGGAAATAGCTGATGGCCAACAAAAAACAAACGTGAACTCTCTAAACTCCCACGTGAAAAGTAATTTATTATCCCAAGTTGAGATTCGAACTACGATCGTATGTCATCATTACATGAAATgaaactcctttttttttgggtcaataCATGAAATAAAACTAGCCTTGGAGTCAGAGACGGCCCTGAGCCAAAGCGGAAGAAGCACGTGCTTGCGGCCGTATTTTAAATATGGATTTAACCAGCCACAAAATTATGTAAAACGTCATTAGCCTGGTGGCTTAGTGGCCAGATATGTGTCAACATGTCATGGGTTCTCAAAACCCTCTATGCGCTTGATTATTTTTTCGgccattttttatgtttggcTTGTAGCCCTAAATAAACAAGGACCGGCTCTGCTTGGAGTTTTATGTAGCATTTTTTTAATGAAGcattttcttaagaaaaaaagacaaaacttaaaatatataggGAAATGAAGAAGTAGAACGTGAGTAGTTTATAATATGACGTCTCAACAATACATATGTTgataaaaaattcatatatatcatATGAGCGTTACACTCTTTAACTCTCTTTTGTCTCTATTCCAATCCAATTCTTTCTCTATATGAGAGTGAAGATATATCTTCATATCATTCACATAGTAACGTTCTCATCAACGTTTCGTTAATTCAACCTCTGACAACATTTTGTTGCTTTCTTAGAGCAACTCCAATGGTAAAAACCTGTTAAGGGTTCTAATGAATAATTTAGTACTCTTGCTAATGTAATTAAACATAGACACCCAATAATAAAGGGACACCCAAAGGGTTTTAACCAATTCTAAAAATGCTATATTAAGAACgggttttgtatttttaaaccatttttgatttatttttgtttgcttttttttaagaaactctTTTTAAAACCTGTTGATGGAGGTAGTCTCCTTTGGTTGCTTTCACACCgtggaaagaaaaataaaatgaaggGACGTATGTTTTGCGCTTCTCAAGCATCAACAGCCATATGTTCAAGCATGGACCACATTCCAAAACCAACCACCACCACCGTCGTCGTCGACGATGAAAAACTCAGCGACAGAGCTATCGACCGCCACAACCCAATCATTAAAGATGGCCGGAGATCCTCGGTCGACGACTATATCAGAATGCCCGCTTCCCCAGCCGACGGAGagatcagtaacaaaacaataGAGATCTACAAGGGAAGGAGGAGCGTCACTGCCCGAAAAAGCACCGGAGGTGGTGGTAGCGGAGGTGGAGCCGCGGCGTTGTTTAAGCTCATCACAAATGACCTCAGCTTGGCTAGGAAGAGTTTCAGCTGTGTAGCGAGACCCTCAAGTGACTTTGTCAAAACCCCTGCTGGTTCCACAAGGTATCTTTTGGGATCCGACCCGGGTTCTCTGACCGGGTCTGCGGGTCAGGATACGGTAGCTCCTAAATCTCCTGCTGTTGAAGAGATAAAGCAGTCAATGGAGGAGAAGACTAGTGGTGGTGGTTCAGACCAGGTAAGTTGCTTATTTGACATGATAAGTggcatatatgtaaataaatggTGGTAAGAGGGTAATGAGTAGAGTTTCATTTTCTTGGAGCAGGTCGTTGTTCTCAAAGTGTCTCTCCACTGTAGAGGCTGTGAAGCAAAAGTTAGGAAACATCTGTCCAGAATGCAAGGTAGGTTATTCCTTCATTCATTCACGGGAATGccacttctttctttttttagttaGATACTTTCAAAATGTTTGGTTTACAAGCCGGTCTGGTTCGTCATTTGAAACCGGTTATGGATGCTACAATAAGACTAGAACTAATGAAATTGATTCCTTTGTAGGTGTGACATCATTCAACATAGATTTTGCTGCAAAGAAAGTGACTGTGACTGGAGACATCACTCCCTTGGGAATATTGGATAGCATCTCAAAGGTTAAAAATGCTCAATTCTGGACAGCTCCTACACTACCAACTCCAACGCTCACCATGCCAAATCTGGAAACTCCAAATCCCTAGTTTACTTTTTACAGTCTTATCTCTCCCAGTTGTTGTAAAGTCAATagtaaaatttcaaactttacTGCACCTACTTTTCGTTAGAACCGCTTGGCAGGTTTCATTATGACACTACACCTCTTCTTTATGCAGTCATCTTATGATGCTTAAACATATCATTACATGTTTGCATTTttcagaaatgtttttttttttgcataattcATAGATATTATGTAACTTTATGACTTCATCTAAACAACATTTCTTCAATCTCCTTACCTATCATTTCAATGACATCTTCCACTAATGTGAATGAGAGAACAAAATTGAGAAAGCAAAGGTTTACGAGCAATCGTTTTGTGTAACTTAGATACCATGAAACCTGTTGAAATTAAAGTAACAAACAAGCAAAGCCAATCAGGACAACACCAAACAAATGAATACGTGAGGGCTTTCAACAAATTTCCACCAACTGGTTTACTTAAGAAACAACATAAGACTGGTAGTTGCCTTGAAACTAAGAGGAGAATATATAACATTCAGAGAACAAGCAAGCAATGCATCAGGTTGCCATGTTTTCACCACTTTCCTAGACCTAAAGATCTTAAAGAGCTACCAAATCATTTAGACTCCCGTGCAGACAGAGTAGAGAGCAGCAACATTATCACATCCAAAATACACTGCAAAACGATTCAAACTCTCACGGATCAAGATTCAACACACAATCAAGGTATCAAGTTCACGTTCAAACACCTACTACAACCATCTAAACCATCAGGAAACCTCTACCAAGCACTCCATGAGACAATCACCATTCAACCCTTAGTTCCAGCCATCTCTCGCTGCGCCTTCTCCGCGAAAAGCTTCGTAGCAACCATATTATCCATAAAATACTCTCTATAAGGATGATTCCTGGGAACAAGCCTCCTAAACTTCTCAAACTGCTTCTCCGCCTCGCCTCCCTTCTTAAGAAGCGTGTATATAATCCCCTGACACAGATACGGCCTAAAATCCCTCGGCTCCTCCTTCACCAGCTCCTGATACAGCTTCAGCGCCTCCTCATGCTTCCCTTCGAGCACCCGAATCTGCGCCACAAGAAGCTTAAAGTCCCTAAGGTCCTTCACATTCCTCTCCTTCTTGCACCTCACCATGGCCTCGCGAATCCTCCCCTCCACGGCCTTTAAATCATCTCCCGAATCGGAGTAGGCCATGGCGAGGCCGTGGTAGGCCTCGACGCGGAGAGGATCCTTGGATATGATCTCCTCGAAGGCGTTCTTGGCGGATTCTGAGTCTCCGCTGTGGGATAAGATGTTGGCTTTCAAGATCGGCCATTCTTTCTCCTCCGGTTCTAGATCTATTAACCTATTGATTAGATCTATCGCTTCTAGAAGCTTGCGGGATTTGATCCTTACCTCCATTAGCGAGCGGAGGGCGGAAACGTCGTCGGGGTGGGAGGATAGGTGGTTTTCGAGCgatgtctcttcttcttccagcGAAACGGTGACGTTTTGATGGTTTAAGGATTCTACTGAGGGAGTCAGGGGAGATGCGATCGCTGGAGGGGGTTTGAGGTGGAGATTCGCGAGGAAGAGGGCGGAGGCGGCGGTGAAGGTGACGCATGTGGATTTGAGGAGACGGGAAGGTAGTGATGATTTCGATGACGAAGAAGCTCTGATGGAAGCGCGTTTGAAGGATTTGAAGGAAAGTGACGAAGGTTTTTGGGGAAATGATGAAGGGGATTGAGTGAGGGAGAGGTGGATTGGGTGTTGATTGAGGTGTAGCTTCCCTAGAGACTCCATGGTTGGTTGGTTGAGGAATGtgcagagagagagataaaccCTAGAAACCCTAGAGCGAGATCGAGGAAGAAGATCAAAAAGGCTTGAGAGTTTCGAATGTACTTGCGAGATACGACGGCGTTTCGAAGAGAAAGATGTCACAAATTTGGGCCCTTAGTGGGCCGGAGCTAGTTTGTGGGCTTAAAGCTAGGACAAGTAAGTCTGCTCATAATCTTAGAACCGGATACTGGTAGGTCATAACCGGTCTGCTTTTCAATTAACTCGAATGTTTGATGAGGGGAATTGAGCACCAATCGGGACAAAACCGCTTGATTTGGTTCTAAATTGAAGTGAAAATCAAGTAAATTAATTCTCAATAAATTAAGATTTAACATGTAATAGCATAAGCTGTATCTATTACTTTTACTTCTTATtctgtaaaatattattttggaaaataagaTCCATATATAAGATGGATTACTCTACAATTCagtttaaaactattaatccagcttgatcttgtttttttttcaaaatattagtattttttttttgcctttttgGCACAC
Protein-coding regions in this window:
- the LOC106385239 gene encoding protein SODIUM POTASSIUM ROOT DEFECTIVE 2, with the protein product MKGRMFCASQASTAICSSMDHIPKPTTTTVVVDDEKLSDRAIDRHNPIIKDGRRSSVDDYIRMPASPADGEISNKTIEIYKGRRSVTARKSTGGGGSGGGAAALFKLITNDLSLARKSFSCVARPSSDFVKTPAGSTRYLLGSDPGSLTGSAGQDTVAPKSPAVEEIKQSMEEKTSGGGSDQVVVLKVSLHCRGCEAKVRKHLSRMQGVTSFNIDFAAKKVTVTGDITPLGILDSISKVKNAQFWTAPTLPTPTLTMPNLETPNP
- the LOC106387358 gene encoding protein SLOW GREEN 1, chloroplastic; translation: MESLGKLHLNQHPIHLSLTQSPSSFPQKPSSLSFKSFKRASIRASSSSKSSLPSRLLKSTCVTFTAASALFLANLHLKPPPAIASPLTPSVESLNHQNVTVSLEEEETSLENHLSSHPDDVSALRSLMEVRIKSRKLLEAIDLINRLIDLEPEEKEWPILKANILSHSGDSESAKNAFEEIISKDPLRVEAYHGLAMAYSDSGDDLKAVEGRIREAMVRCKKERNVKDLRDFKLLVAQIRVLEGKHEEALKLYQELVKEEPRDFRPYLCQGIIYTLLKKGGEAEKQFEKFRRLVPRNHPYREYFMDNMVATKLFAEKAQREMAGTKG